The stretch of DNA GGCTCAGGTTTATCTTTTGTTTAATCCAGGTGTATTAGAGGTTAGAAATATTACCCCTGGCTCTTTCCCTCCCTCGGCAATGAATACCTATAACACAAATACATCAGGTTGTATCTATTGCTTTGCTGGATTATTCACTGGATCAGCTTCTGGCTCTGGTATTTTATTCTCAGCTCGCTTTAAAGGAAAAGAGGCAGGAACATCAAGCTTAAAATTTGGGAATAATACGGTTCTGGCAAATGCAATGAGCCAATCTATTCCCTTTAATAAGGATGAAGGTTTATTTTATGTTGCAGAATCAATCAGGGTTTATCCTGAGAATAAAAGCATTAAAGCAGGAGAAACACAACCTTATTCTTGTTTTGCCCAATGTGGAGCATCAAATGTAGATGTTACCGGCTCAACCACATTTACCAGCTCAGGTGGAGGCTCATTTACCTTAAATTCCTTTGAGGCACATTATATGGGAACTTACACAATAACAGGAGAATTTTTAGGGTTAATTGGAACAACAAGCGTAGTAATAACCCCAGGGACACCAACCAATCTTATTTATGTCTCAGGAAATAACCAAACCCAAAATTGCACTGAGACATTAGCAGACCCATTTGTTTGTAAGGTAGAAGATTTCTATCACAACCCTTGCCTTGATGTCTTAATAGATTGGGAAATTACAGAAAATCCCTTTGGTGCAACTGGATTTAGCCTATCAGCCACACAAACCCTAACAAACCTACAGGGAACATCAGCAACCTACCTTACCTTAGGAACAGAACCACCAGGAACATATACAATTGAAGCAAGAAATCCTAGCCTTTCTGGCTCACCAATTATCTTTAAGGCATATTCCTTAAGAAGATTTGGCTCAATCTCTGGTTTATGCCTCATTGATAGAGGAACAGAGGCACAAAGACAGGCAGGAATATTAGTAAGATTGGTTGAAACCGGAGAAACAAAGACAACAAATGCTAATTCAGAATTTATCTTTAGCAATATTCCGGTAGGAACCTATACCCTAGCCTTTACCTATCCAGGGGCAACACCCGCTACTAAGACCGATTGTTTAATAACCAAGATCCAATTCAATGATGCCACTGAGATTGGAACAATTACCTTAATTGCCGGAGACCCAAATGGAGATGGCCAGATAAATATTCTGGATTGGCCACCCCTGGCAGATTCCCTTGGCTCAAGTATTGGCTCAGAAACTTACAATCCAAATTGTGATTTTAACCAGGATGGTGTAATTGACATCTGGGACTTTATGATCTTCAGAGACAACTTTGGAGAAACACAAACAACAACAGGAAGGGGAATAAGGGCAATTAAAGCAAAATCATCGGGAAATATAGCCTTAAGGTTTGAACCAATCTTAATTGAGAATGCAAAGCCAGGGGATGTTATTACCCTAAATATTCTTATCTCTGAGGCAAAGGATAGCCTTTGTGGAGAGATTCACCTAACCTATGACCAAAACCTTCTTTGTCCAATAGAAGATAAGCTACAACCAGGGAATTGGCCAACCCAAGCTACATCTACCCTAAAGAATAGGGTAAAAGATGGAAAGATAGACTATGCCTTTGGTCTAAGGAAGCCAGAAACAAGCGAGGGAGGGATATTAGCATCCATATCATTCATTGTTAAAGCAGAAGGAAAATCAAACCTCTCCTTTGATTTTGACAATAATGCAAACAGAAACACAATGTTCATTGAAAGAACAGACACAGGAGACCAATTGCCAGATGTAGAAGAAGAACCCATAGAGATAGATGCACCCATTATTCCAAATACTATACTTCTTCCATCATTCCCAAATCCAACAAATAATTCAGCCTGGATTCCATTTAAGCTTGCAGAGGACAACTATGTTTCCCTTTCAATCTACAACATCTTAGGACAAAAGGTAAAAACAATTGATGTAGGCTTTAGAAAGAAAGGACAATACACAAAGGCAAAGGAAGGCTCTGCCATATTCTTTGACCTAAAGAACAACCAAGGAGAAAGGCTATCATCTGGGCTATACTACTACAAGCTTAATGCTGGAAAATTCTCTGACACAAAGGCTATGGTTGTGAAATAATAAAGAAGGCTGTCTCTATCATTATTCTGCTCCAACCTTTATTCTATCTGCCTTGTTTTTTCTTGTGGTATAAAACCTGTTGTTTCATTTATTTTAAAGATAAGAATAGGTCTTGTTGGAGGAAGGTTTTTAGGCTTTATGAGCTATCTACCCTTCGCAATACATTTGTAAGGAATAAAGAAAAGACATAAAACTTGACGAGATTGGGTTTGAAAGAATAAAATATTTTTATGAAGAATTTAAAGATAAAACTTATAAAATCAAGGATAGGAATTCTCCCAAAGCATAGAAAGACATTGGATAGCCTTGGTTTAAGAAAAATGGGAAGGGAGGTTATAAAACCAGATAATCCGCAAATTAAAGGGATGATAAGGAAGGTTTCCTATTGCTTGGAGGTTAAAGATGCTGAATAAATTAAAGAGACCAGAAGGGTCTTATAAAAAAAGAAAGAGGTTGGGAAGGGGAGAGGCATCAGGTCATGGTGGAACATCTACAAAGGGAACAAAGGGTCAGCTTGCAAGAAAAGGGGGGAAACAGCCAGGTTTTGAGGGTGGCCAGACACCCCTTAAAATGAGGCTCCCAAAGAGGGGGTTTTACAATCCATTTAGGAAGGAATATCAGATTGTGAACATACAATCCTTAAGCAGGTTTCCTGAAAATACCGAAATTACAAAGGAATTACTTTATAAAGAAAATCTTATAAAGGATGTAAAGAAGCCTGTAAAGATACTAGCAAGCGGAGAAATAAGCATTCCCCTTACTATAAATGTTGATGCTATATCAAAATCAGCCGCCTCAAAGATAGAAGCCTCTGGCGGAAAGGTTATATAAATGGCACTAGAGGAGAAATTATTAGAGATAGCCAATAGGGTTAATAAGATGATAAATAAAGATGAAGAGGACAAAGCAATCTGCTCAATATTTTTGAAGGATATACATTATGGAAATAGATTCATTTTGAGGGCAAACACAAAGGGTGATTTTGGTCTTGGAACAGCACCTTTTGTGCTCACTAAAGATGATGTAAAAAAATATAAGGAAGGACAATTACAAAATATTGGGCTGACAAAGTGTGCAATATTACAAAAAAAAGCCATTTTTACTGATTCAATTATGAATGATAAAAGATGGAGCCTCCATGGATGCTCAGAAGATTATATTGCCAAAAGGGAAGAGGAGCATTACTGTGAATTTAGCTATAAAGAGCTTGGAGGTTTTATTGTTGCTCCTATACTCTCTTCAAAAGGCAATGAGGTTATAGGTGTTGTCCGAGTAGTCAATAAGAAGGATAGTGTGATTAAGTATAACCAACAGAGCTTGAATGAAATAGAAAATGTTCTTAAAGAAGAATCTCCAATCATTGATTCAATGTCTGCATATAGCTCACTCATTGAGATTGGTGCATTTTTAAGCATAAGAGAGCTCTGTTCGCAGGCAACAATAATAATAAACAATCTACTTGGTGGAAAAGGTTGTTCTATATTCCTTTTGGATGAAGAAAGGTCTGGGCCTTATAAGAAGATATATAGATGCTTTGGAACAACAGGTTTGGCTTATAAGGATGAAAATGGAGAGGTTAGAAAGATAGAAGACCCTTATAATGATGAAAGGGCTACTTATGTATATGAACCAAAGAAGATAGAAGGAATAGAAAAACCACAATTACCTTTAACATTAGGTGTAATTAGGGCCCGGCAGAGTGCTTTTATTGATGATATAGACGACGAGAGAGATATAAGCAAACAATTTTCAGAGGAGTATAAGATAAGCCGTGCCCCAGGTGCAGGAAGGGTCTTTGAATATTGTTTAGGAGATGATAGATATATCCGTACAGGAAGTGTTTTATTTACCCCTCTATTTTATCGGGAGACACACATTCAAAGAATAG from bacterium encodes:
- a CDS encoding T9SS type A sorting domain-containing protein codes for the protein AQVYLLFNPGVLEVRNITPGSFPPSAMNTYNTNTSGCIYCFAGLFTGSASGSGILFSARFKGKEAGTSSLKFGNNTVLANAMSQSIPFNKDEGLFYVAESIRVYPENKSIKAGETQPYSCFAQCGASNVDVTGSTTFTSSGGGSFTLNSFEAHYMGTYTITGEFLGLIGTTSVVITPGTPTNLIYVSGNNQTQNCTETLADPFVCKVEDFYHNPCLDVLIDWEITENPFGATGFSLSATQTLTNLQGTSATYLTLGTEPPGTYTIEARNPSLSGSPIIFKAYSLRRFGSISGLCLIDRGTEAQRQAGILVRLVETGETKTTNANSEFIFSNIPVGTYTLAFTYPGATPATKTDCLITKIQFNDATEIGTITLIAGDPNGDGQINILDWPPLADSLGSSIGSETYNPNCDFNQDGVIDIWDFMIFRDNFGETQTTTGRGIRAIKAKSSGNIALRFEPILIENAKPGDVITLNILISEAKDSLCGEIHLTYDQNLLCPIEDKLQPGNWPTQATSTLKNRVKDGKIDYAFGLRKPETSEGGILASISFIVKAEGKSNLSFDFDNNANRNTMFIERTDTGDQLPDVEEEPIEIDAPIIPNTILLPSFPNPTNNSAWIPFKLAEDNYVSLSIYNILGQKVKTIDVGFRKKGQYTKAKEGSAIFFDLKNNQGERLSSGLYYYKLNAGKFSDTKAMVVK
- the rpmD gene encoding 50S ribosomal protein L30 yields the protein MKNLKIKLIKSRIGILPKHRKTLDSLGLRKMGREVIKPDNPQIKGMIRKVSYCLEVKDAE
- the rplO gene encoding 50S ribosomal protein L15; its protein translation is MLNKLKRPEGSYKKRKRLGRGEASGHGGTSTKGTKGQLARKGGKQPGFEGGQTPLKMRLPKRGFYNPFRKEYQIVNIQSLSRFPENTEITKELLYKENLIKDVKKPVKILASGEISIPLTINVDAISKSAASKIEASGGKVI